One genomic region from Arthrobacter sp. YN encodes:
- a CDS encoding siderophore-interacting protein — protein sequence MMSIYRAGVLATRRLTPGMVRITFGGPGLAGFDTTGVGDEYLRVFLPDPGTHEARLPISAGDSWDWAPDVDPSAMRTYTVRAVDPVAGTVDIDFVVHDGGLAASWAQRAQVGDVVGLNSPTGLYEPPADLQWQILLADATGLPAVARLVEQTPPGVRTRVLIEVEEPAHQQELTLGAGTEVAWIHGGNGHSQSRLDEVLRSMELPGGVGYIWVAGETKVLRGIRKYLRHDKKLTPESYKLIGYWTDKSEAWEERWENLDAETRRWFDDLWSNEKRDREEIVDLQDAKFELLGL from the coding sequence ATGATGAGCATCTACCGGGCCGGGGTCCTCGCCACCCGCCGTTTGACGCCTGGAATGGTGCGGATTACCTTCGGCGGTCCCGGCCTGGCCGGCTTCGACACCACGGGCGTCGGCGACGAATATCTCCGGGTCTTCCTCCCCGATCCGGGCACACATGAGGCACGGCTGCCCATCTCCGCCGGCGACTCCTGGGACTGGGCGCCTGACGTTGACCCGTCCGCCATGCGGACCTACACGGTCCGCGCTGTGGACCCTGTCGCCGGAACGGTGGACATTGACTTCGTCGTTCACGACGGCGGGTTGGCAGCTTCCTGGGCGCAGCGCGCCCAGGTGGGTGACGTCGTCGGGCTTAACTCGCCTACCGGACTGTACGAACCCCCGGCGGACCTCCAGTGGCAGATCCTGCTGGCCGACGCTACCGGCCTCCCCGCCGTCGCGCGGTTGGTGGAGCAGACGCCGCCGGGAGTTCGGACGCGCGTCCTGATCGAGGTAGAGGAGCCTGCGCATCAGCAGGAGCTGACCCTGGGCGCCGGAACCGAGGTCGCCTGGATCCATGGCGGCAACGGCCACAGCCAGTCCCGGCTGGACGAGGTCCTGCGCTCCATGGAGTTGCCCGGCGGCGTGGGCTACATCTGGGTGGCCGGGGAAACCAAGGTGCTGCGCGGGATCCGCAAGTACCTTCGGCACGACAAGAAGCTGACGCCCGAGTCCTACAAGCTGATCGGCTACTGGACGGACAAGAGCGAGGCATGGGAAGAGCGTTGGGAAAACCTCGACGCCGAAACCCGCCGCTGGTTCGACGATCTTTGGTCCAACGAGAAGCGCGATCGCGAGGAAATCGTGGACCTGCAGGACGCCAAGTTCGAATTGCTGGGCCTCTAA
- a CDS encoding helix-turn-helix domain-containing protein, with protein sequence MTRQAISQSGQTVPQATAGVEAQQVNGVYTQYFECATPATWTEHVHTTHELLWGARGVLTVEADGGFFAVPATLGLWIPAGVVHAVKSTQGTGFYCSHIDGQVMPHLASRTVAVTVPAAAQELLRHMSAFDMDDSIRERSEQVVVGLLDVVDARPMLLPMPTDPRLELIARALLDDPALDRSLEEWSVKVAISVRNLSRLFHKETGMTFAQWRIHARVRVALGLLAAGYPVSSVSRRVGYNNPSAFVQVFRKVMGHTPGWYVASLKAGNHHSLAGSE encoded by the coding sequence ATGACCCGCCAAGCTATATCGCAATCCGGACAGACCGTGCCACAGGCGACGGCAGGGGTGGAGGCACAGCAGGTCAATGGTGTCTACACGCAGTATTTCGAGTGCGCGACGCCCGCAACCTGGACTGAACATGTCCACACTACCCATGAGTTGCTGTGGGGTGCCCGCGGGGTCCTGACGGTGGAAGCCGACGGCGGCTTCTTTGCCGTACCGGCCACCCTGGGCCTCTGGATCCCTGCGGGCGTGGTCCATGCTGTGAAATCCACGCAGGGGACGGGGTTTTACTGCTCGCACATTGACGGCCAGGTCATGCCCCATCTGGCGAGTCGGACCGTGGCGGTGACGGTGCCGGCTGCAGCGCAGGAGTTGTTGCGCCACATGAGCGCGTTCGATATGGACGACTCCATCCGTGAACGCTCGGAGCAGGTGGTGGTGGGGCTTTTGGATGTTGTGGATGCCCGGCCGATGCTGCTGCCGATGCCCACGGACCCCCGGCTGGAACTCATAGCCCGGGCGCTCTTGGATGATCCCGCCTTGGACCGTTCCCTGGAGGAGTGGAGCGTGAAGGTTGCCATCAGTGTCCGTAACCTTTCCCGCCTGTTCCACAAGGAAACCGGCATGACGTTTGCGCAATGGCGTATCCATGCCAGGGTGCGGGTTGCCTTGGGGCTGCTGGCTGCCGGCTACCCCGTTTCTTCGGTCAGCAGACGGGTGGGTTACAACAACCCGAGCGCCTTCGTTCAAGTGTTCCGAAAGGTGATGGGGCACACCCCTGGCTGGTACGTGGCCTCGCTTAAGGCCGGAAACCATCACTCTTTGGCCGGTTCCGAATAG
- a CDS encoding Fe(3+)-siderophore ABC transporter permease: MASGTMAPRPVIAEPQDGAPALSAGARPAGLVAVNRYRFLGLLAAIAALALVLWLSLVVGSKDVDMGNLWSAITAYNGTPEHVIIHDLRLPRTVTGVVVGIALGLSGALIQALTRNPLADPGILGVNAGAGFFVVLGVALFGVTSIHEYVWFSFAGAVVATVAVYFIGSRGRGGATPLRLTLAGVALGAVLGGISSGITLLRPAVFDSMRSWSAGTLSNRTWEIFTTVAPFILVGTLIALALARPLNAVAMGDDTAKSLGANILRTRVWTIVSVTLLCGAATAAAGPIGFVGLMIPHVARWIVGPDQRWILAYTLVLSPVLLLVSDIAGRLVLRPGEMQVGIITAFIGAPVLIWLIRRRKVSTL; this comes from the coding sequence ATGGCGTCTGGAACCATGGCGCCGCGCCCTGTCATCGCTGAACCGCAGGACGGGGCGCCGGCTCTTTCTGCAGGTGCTCGCCCTGCCGGGTTGGTGGCCGTGAACCGGTACCGCTTCCTGGGACTTCTTGCAGCGATTGCCGCGCTGGCCCTGGTTCTGTGGCTAAGCCTGGTGGTGGGGTCCAAGGACGTGGACATGGGCAATCTCTGGTCCGCCATCACCGCGTACAACGGCACGCCGGAGCACGTCATCATTCACGACCTCCGCCTGCCCCGCACTGTCACCGGAGTGGTGGTGGGCATCGCCCTCGGCCTGTCCGGGGCGCTGATCCAGGCCTTGACGCGCAACCCGTTGGCGGACCCCGGCATCCTGGGCGTCAACGCGGGTGCTGGCTTCTTCGTAGTGCTCGGGGTTGCGCTGTTCGGCGTGACCAGCATCCACGAGTACGTCTGGTTTTCGTTCGCCGGTGCCGTGGTTGCCACCGTAGCTGTGTATTTCATCGGTTCGAGGGGGAGGGGTGGCGCGACACCACTCCGCCTCACCCTTGCCGGCGTTGCCCTGGGAGCAGTCCTGGGCGGAATATCGTCAGGGATCACCCTCTTGCGGCCCGCCGTGTTCGACAGCATGCGCAGCTGGAGCGCCGGGACGTTGAGCAACCGTACGTGGGAAATCTTCACCACCGTGGCGCCTTTCATCCTGGTGGGGACGCTCATAGCACTCGCCCTCGCGCGGCCCCTTAACGCCGTGGCCATGGGCGACGACACCGCCAAGTCCCTCGGCGCCAACATCCTCCGCACCCGGGTTTGGACCATCGTTTCCGTTACCCTGCTCTGCGGTGCCGCAACGGCCGCCGCAGGACCCATCGGCTTCGTGGGGCTCATGATTCCGCACGTAGCCCGGTGGATTGTCGGGCCGGACCAGCGCTGGATTCTGGCCTACACCCTGGTGCTTTCGCCTGTGCTGCTTCTCGTATCTGACATTGCCGGCAGGCTGGTGCTCCGCCCCGGCGAAATGCAGGTGGGCATCATCACCGCCTTCATTGGTGCACCTGTCCTGATTTGGCTCATTCGACGCCGGAAAGTGAGCACGTTGTGA
- a CDS encoding ABC transporter ATP-binding protein, giving the protein MSQEVKEIAVTDVLDVPASVGSHVVGAVSRLRAENVSLGYAGRAVSEALDVRIPDGEFTVIVGPNACGKSTLLRALSRLLEPSSGSVLLDGKSISSYGAKEVARRLGLLPQTSIAPDGITVADLVARGRYPHQKLLRQWSEADEAAVVAALDATNVTSLSGRLVDELSGGQRQRVWVAMVLAQQTPLLLLDEPTTFLDIAHQIELLELFRRLNREGNTLVAVLHDLNHACRYATHLVAMKDGAVVAEGRPADVVTAELVEHVFGLPCIVIDDPVSHTPLVIPLGA; this is encoded by the coding sequence ATGAGCCAAGAAGTGAAGGAGATTGCTGTGACTGATGTGTTGGATGTTCCGGCTTCTGTTGGCTCGCATGTTGTGGGCGCCGTTTCGCGGCTCCGCGCCGAGAACGTGAGCCTCGGATATGCCGGCCGCGCGGTGTCTGAGGCGCTTGACGTGCGCATTCCCGATGGCGAGTTCACCGTCATTGTCGGGCCCAATGCCTGCGGAAAGTCGACGCTTTTGCGTGCGCTGTCCCGGCTGCTTGAGCCCAGTTCCGGTTCCGTGTTGTTGGATGGCAAGAGCATCTCCTCCTACGGGGCCAAGGAAGTTGCGCGACGGTTGGGGCTCTTGCCGCAGACCTCCATCGCCCCCGACGGAATCACCGTGGCAGACCTCGTTGCCCGCGGCCGATACCCACACCAGAAGTTGCTGCGCCAGTGGTCAGAGGCTGACGAAGCCGCCGTGGTTGCTGCCCTGGACGCCACCAACGTGACCTCGCTGTCCGGGCGTCTGGTGGACGAGCTCTCCGGTGGGCAGCGGCAACGCGTCTGGGTTGCCATGGTCCTGGCCCAGCAAACCCCGTTGCTCCTGCTGGACGAGCCCACCACGTTCCTGGATATCGCGCACCAGATTGAGCTGCTGGAACTGTTCCGGCGGCTCAACCGCGAAGGGAACACCCTGGTGGCCGTGCTGCACGACCTCAACCACGCCTGCCGCTACGCCACGCACCTCGTGGCCATGAAGGACGGGGCCGTGGTGGCCGAGGGGCGGCCGGCTGATGTCGTGACTGCTGAACTGGTGGAGCATGTGTTCGGCCTGCCGTGCATCGTGATCGATGATCCCGTGAGCCACACGCCGCTGGTGATCCCGCTGGGGGCGTGA
- a CDS encoding ABC transporter ATP-binding protein, whose product MSTDILPIATPRETRRAMWRLLAQRPGRLALTVVVLLAAACCGLAAPAILGIMVNIAASGGDIMNLLWLAIGLLIAGGCGALLGILGQNLLARICEEALAGLREEVFAAAVRKPLAQLEKAGIGDVVARVSGDVEAVSEAISGVLPAFTSAAFTIAVTLLGLGVIDWRFAVAVLIAAPLQVFTLRWFLRRTAPIYRTVRITEANRTEQIIETVHGSPSVLALGLGSRHAELVAAASQENIGHALKGVSYLTRFYNRLNLAELIGLSAVLAVGFWLHAEGIVTIGAATAAALYFYRLFDPIGLVLGQFDELQKAAAGLGRMFGLTMSTAKTSPTADSRGPDSSIVLDNVTFAYPGQRPALHGVSLTVRPGERVAIVGTSGAGKTTLAKVIMGLEHPDSGTAWVGGLDSAAAAPADLHSRVAMVSQEVHVFSGTLAEDLKLAKPDASPAELPRVLAAVGATWMNTLDDGLETSVGAGGHQLTPEQAQQLALARLMLKDPPIAVLDEATAEAGTGSATMLDQAAEAALAGRTSVVIAHRLSQAASADTVVVMEQGRIIESGPHQELLARGGRYATLWEAWNSSLSRN is encoded by the coding sequence ATGAGCACCGACATCCTGCCCATCGCCACACCCCGCGAGACCCGGCGGGCCATGTGGCGCCTGTTGGCACAGCGCCCCGGCCGGCTCGCCTTGACCGTGGTCGTCCTGCTCGCGGCAGCCTGCTGTGGACTGGCAGCGCCGGCGATCCTGGGCATCATGGTCAACATCGCGGCCAGCGGCGGAGACATCATGAACTTGCTGTGGCTGGCCATCGGCTTGCTGATTGCGGGCGGATGCGGCGCCCTGCTGGGCATCCTCGGCCAGAACCTGCTGGCCCGGATCTGCGAGGAAGCCCTCGCCGGTCTCCGCGAGGAGGTCTTCGCGGCGGCTGTCCGAAAGCCCTTGGCACAGCTCGAAAAGGCGGGCATCGGCGATGTCGTGGCCCGCGTGTCCGGCGATGTCGAGGCTGTCAGCGAGGCCATATCCGGAGTGCTGCCCGCGTTTACCAGCGCAGCCTTCACGATCGCCGTCACGTTGCTGGGCCTGGGGGTCATCGACTGGCGCTTCGCAGTGGCCGTCCTCATCGCCGCACCCCTGCAGGTGTTCACGCTGCGGTGGTTCCTCAGACGGACCGCCCCCATATACCGGACCGTCCGCATCACCGAGGCCAACCGGACCGAACAGATCATCGAGACCGTCCATGGCTCACCGTCGGTCCTGGCGTTGGGTCTCGGGTCGCGCCATGCGGAGCTGGTGGCAGCTGCTTCCCAGGAGAACATCGGCCACGCGCTCAAAGGCGTCAGTTACCTGACCCGGTTCTACAACCGCCTCAACCTTGCGGAGCTAATAGGCCTGTCCGCGGTGCTGGCGGTGGGCTTCTGGCTTCACGCCGAGGGCATCGTGACTATTGGTGCGGCGACCGCGGCTGCGCTGTACTTCTACCGGCTGTTCGATCCGATCGGACTGGTCCTGGGGCAGTTCGATGAACTCCAGAAAGCCGCTGCCGGCCTGGGGCGCATGTTCGGGCTGACCATGTCAACGGCCAAGACCTCCCCAACCGCCGATTCCCGCGGCCCTGATTCCAGCATCGTCCTGGACAACGTCACCTTCGCCTACCCGGGCCAGCGGCCCGCCCTCCACGGCGTCTCGCTCACAGTACGACCAGGCGAGCGGGTTGCGATCGTCGGCACCTCAGGAGCCGGAAAGACCACCCTGGCCAAGGTCATCATGGGTCTGGAACACCCGGACAGCGGGACCGCCTGGGTGGGTGGGCTCGACTCAGCCGCCGCAGCCCCCGCGGACCTGCACTCGAGGGTCGCGATGGTCAGCCAGGAGGTTCACGTCTTCTCCGGAACGCTGGCCGAGGACCTCAAGCTTGCCAAGCCGGACGCTTCCCCCGCAGAACTCCCGCGCGTCCTCGCCGCCGTGGGGGCTACGTGGATGAACACGCTCGACGACGGACTGGAGACGTCCGTAGGCGCCGGCGGCCACCAGCTCACCCCCGAACAAGCACAGCAACTGGCGCTTGCCCGGCTCATGCTCAAGGATCCGCCCATCGCGGTCCTCGACGAAGCTACTGCTGAGGCGGGAACCGGCTCGGCCACCATGCTGGACCAGGCGGCCGAAGCCGCGTTGGCGGGCCGGACGTCCGTGGTAATCGCACACCGTTTATCACAAGCAGCGTCGGCGGACACCGTTGTGGTGATGGAGCAGGGACGGATTATCGAGTCGGGCCCGCATCAGGAACTGCTGGCCCGCGGGGGCCGTTACGCCACATTGTGGGAGGCGTGGAACAGCTCACTCAGCCGCAACTGA
- a CDS encoding LysR family transcriptional regulator, which produces MKPNPDDLLIFLTVSRSGKFTTAAQALGLNHTTVSRRIAALEKALGGRILARAAGGWEVTELGAEAVLVAERIEAAVGALGPSDRAPDPITGVVRMTATDGFSAYIAAPAVARLRREHPGLSVEIVTVTRRALQQRSGLDIEVVVGTPQVHRAEAIRLGEYRLGMYASRAYLEDNGTPSSIEELTQHQLVYFVDSMLQVDDLDAPRRLVPTMRDGLSSTNVFVHVEATRAGAGIGFLPCFMADRHADLMRLLPSDFAELLPYWMVLRPDSMRRPAVAAVVQALREETEQRREELLGAE; this is translated from the coding sequence ATGAAGCCGAACCCGGATGACCTCCTCATTTTCCTGACCGTCTCACGTTCAGGAAAATTTACGACGGCGGCCCAAGCCTTGGGGCTCAACCACACCACCGTTTCGCGCAGGATAGCGGCGCTGGAGAAGGCGCTGGGAGGCAGGATCCTCGCGCGTGCCGCGGGCGGTTGGGAGGTGACGGAGCTGGGCGCGGAAGCCGTGCTGGTCGCGGAGCGGATCGAGGCGGCGGTGGGGGCGCTGGGACCCAGCGACCGCGCGCCCGACCCTATCACCGGCGTCGTACGCATGACCGCGACCGATGGCTTCAGCGCCTATATCGCGGCCCCTGCGGTGGCGCGTTTGCGGAGGGAGCACCCTGGGCTGAGCGTGGAGATCGTGACGGTGACGCGAAGGGCGTTGCAGCAACGCTCCGGCCTGGATATCGAAGTGGTGGTGGGGACGCCGCAGGTGCACCGGGCCGAAGCGATCAGGCTGGGCGAATACCGGCTGGGGATGTACGCGTCCCGTGCCTATCTGGAGGACAACGGCACCCCGTCAAGCATCGAGGAACTCACGCAGCACCAGTTGGTCTACTTTGTGGATTCCATGCTCCAAGTGGATGATCTGGATGCTCCCCGCCGGCTGGTCCCCACCATGCGCGACGGCCTGAGCTCCACCAACGTGTTCGTGCATGTCGAGGCCACCAGGGCAGGGGCCGGCATCGGGTTTCTGCCGTGCTTCATGGCCGACCGGCACGCTGATTTGATGCGCCTGCTGCCATCGGATTTCGCGGAGCTGCTCCCCTACTGGATGGTCCTCCGCCCGGACTCCATGCGCCGCCCCGCGGTTGCCGCCGTCGTGCAGGCCCTGCGCGAGGAGACCGAGCAGCGGCGGGAGGAGTTGCTGGGGGCTGAATAG
- a CDS encoding MFS transporter, with protein MSVEQRSASKAGKGAGEGSGLKKIVAASMVGTVVEWYEFFLYATAATLVFGKYFFPSTGNELDGIIQAFITYAVGFVARPLGGIVFGQIGDKLGRKPTLQLTIVIVGVSTFLMGCLPGFMDIGYWAPAMLVALRFIQGFALGGEWGGAVLLVAEHSPNKSRGFWSSWPQAAVPVGNLLATAVLFTMSTVLSSEAFLGWGWRVAFWLSAVIVFVGYYIRTHVTEAPIFLEAKAQVEESKAISYGVGEVIRKYPKGILQAMGLRFAENIMYYLVVSFAIVYLKSVHKYDTSSLLLALLIAHVIHFLVIPQVGRLVDSWGRKPVYLVGAIAGATWPFFAFPMFDTKNAVIIVLAVTIGLCLHAFMYAGQPAIMSELFPTRMRYSGVSLGSQVTSIFAGSLAPLLATQWLKDTGSWVPTAIYLVVACAVTVVAVVSLKETKGIALQEVDEADAIRHGLTTASKG; from the coding sequence ATGAGCGTAGAGCAGCGCTCCGCATCAAAAGCAGGGAAGGGCGCCGGCGAAGGCTCCGGACTGAAGAAGATCGTCGCGGCCTCAATGGTGGGCACGGTGGTGGAGTGGTACGAGTTCTTCTTGTACGCCACGGCCGCCACGCTGGTCTTCGGCAAGTACTTCTTCCCGAGCACCGGCAATGAACTGGACGGCATCATCCAGGCGTTCATCACCTACGCCGTCGGATTCGTTGCCCGCCCTCTCGGTGGCATCGTGTTCGGCCAGATCGGCGACAAGCTCGGCCGCAAGCCCACGCTGCAGTTGACCATCGTGATCGTGGGCGTCTCCACGTTCCTGATGGGCTGCCTCCCGGGCTTCATGGACATCGGGTACTGGGCTCCGGCCATGCTGGTGGCGCTCCGCTTTATCCAGGGCTTCGCGCTCGGCGGCGAATGGGGCGGCGCCGTTCTGTTGGTGGCTGAGCACAGCCCCAACAAGTCCCGCGGCTTCTGGTCATCGTGGCCACAGGCAGCAGTCCCGGTAGGTAACCTCCTGGCTACGGCCGTCCTGTTCACCATGTCCACGGTCCTCAGCAGCGAAGCCTTCCTCGGCTGGGGCTGGCGCGTAGCGTTCTGGCTCTCCGCCGTGATCGTGTTCGTTGGCTACTACATCCGCACCCACGTCACCGAAGCCCCCATTTTCCTCGAAGCCAAGGCGCAGGTGGAGGAGTCCAAGGCCATCAGCTACGGTGTTGGCGAAGTCATCCGCAAGTACCCCAAGGGCATCCTTCAGGCCATGGGCCTCCGCTTCGCAGAGAACATCATGTACTACCTGGTGGTGAGCTTCGCGATCGTCTACCTCAAGAGCGTCCACAAGTACGACACCTCCTCGCTCCTGCTGGCACTCCTGATCGCCCACGTCATCCACTTCCTGGTCATCCCTCAGGTGGGGCGCCTGGTGGATTCGTGGGGACGCAAGCCCGTGTACCTGGTGGGCGCGATCGCCGGCGCAACCTGGCCGTTCTTCGCCTTCCCCATGTTCGATACCAAGAACGCCGTGATCATTGTGCTCGCCGTAACCATCGGCCTCTGCCTGCACGCCTTCATGTACGCGGGGCAGCCGGCCATCATGTCCGAACTCTTCCCCACCCGCATGCGCTACTCGGGTGTATCCCTGGGCTCGCAGGTCACCTCGATCTTTGCCGGCTCACTCGCGCCGCTGCTGGCAACCCAGTGGCTCAAGGACACTGGATCCTGGGTTCCCACAGCCATCTACCTGGTAGTCGCTTGCGCCGTCACCGTCGTGGCCGTTGTTTCGCTGAAGGAGACAAAGGGCATCGCGCTCCAGGAAGTCGACGAGGCCGACGCCATCCGCCACGGACTCACTACCGCCTCGAAAGGCTGA
- a CDS encoding ABC transporter ATP-binding protein, with the protein MPSRSAIPSCPPGRNKPTPWTASRLFKFTLLANGRWKLLLVGCAGFILHQVSEALVPATIGAAVDKAIAPHDAGALLWWLGALAVVFVVLALSWRIGTLATNRSFLYGSHDLRQLAVERTLHPRGMAARRAPGEIVAIASSDADRVAGLSWLIGGGLAAAAGVVTSAVTLLLISVPLGIAVLVATPVMLVVMQRLTKPLEDRSDVEQSSAARAGALATDFVTGSRPLKGLGAEEAAVTRYQAASRTSLLAGLRAVRARSAYNGASTALSAAFLAGIAFFAAWFAVQGSITVGQLVAVVGVAQYVQGPMAALGFLSVELARKQASAARIAVLLEEPDAVPSPVARDRLAGAERTTTAAGSAARPTFVGEPAPLLELHDSPDNSAFPPFTASAGEIVGVVLPDGSQARRLVDTLGFRTPAPRGVVSIDGHDAADLDPLDVRSKVFADSHEGVLFRGTVRDNVAAADTPLQERAMAAAAVGDFVSQLPEGTETVLTGHGQSLSGGQRQRLVLGRSLHQRQPVLVLHDPTTAVDTATEAVIADGLRNFPDKALVLVTTSPTLLAVCHRVVVGGADGASETGTHRELLATSAGYREVVGS; encoded by the coding sequence ATGCCCTCCCGTTCCGCCATTCCGTCCTGCCCACCCGGGCGTAACAAGCCAACACCGTGGACGGCTTCCCGTCTGTTCAAGTTCACCCTGTTGGCCAATGGCCGCTGGAAGTTGCTGCTGGTGGGCTGCGCCGGGTTCATTCTGCATCAGGTCAGCGAGGCCCTGGTTCCGGCCACCATCGGCGCCGCCGTTGACAAAGCAATTGCACCTCACGACGCCGGCGCCCTCCTCTGGTGGCTTGGCGCCTTGGCCGTCGTCTTCGTGGTGCTCGCCCTCTCCTGGCGCATCGGCACCCTGGCCACCAACCGCTCCTTCCTCTACGGCTCCCACGACCTCCGGCAGTTGGCGGTGGAACGCACTCTTCACCCACGCGGCATGGCAGCCCGGCGTGCACCCGGCGAAATCGTGGCGATCGCCTCCTCCGACGCAGACAGGGTTGCCGGCCTGTCATGGCTCATCGGTGGGGGCCTCGCTGCCGCGGCCGGCGTCGTAACCTCAGCCGTGACGCTGCTGCTGATTTCGGTCCCCCTGGGCATCGCGGTCCTGGTGGCCACGCCCGTCATGCTGGTGGTGATGCAGCGGCTCACCAAGCCATTGGAGGACCGCAGCGATGTGGAACAGTCCTCAGCGGCCCGCGCCGGCGCGCTGGCCACGGACTTTGTGACCGGATCACGCCCCCTCAAGGGCCTCGGCGCCGAGGAAGCAGCCGTCACCCGATACCAGGCCGCCAGCCGGACATCACTGCTGGCCGGGCTGCGGGCCGTCCGGGCCAGGTCCGCCTACAACGGCGCCAGCACCGCGCTGTCTGCTGCGTTCCTGGCCGGGATCGCCTTCTTCGCAGCGTGGTTCGCCGTCCAAGGCAGCATCACGGTAGGCCAGCTGGTGGCGGTTGTCGGCGTGGCCCAATATGTCCAGGGACCCATGGCCGCACTGGGCTTCCTCAGCGTGGAACTTGCCCGAAAACAAGCCTCAGCGGCACGCATCGCGGTGCTGCTCGAGGAACCGGATGCGGTGCCCTCACCTGTCGCCAGGGACCGCCTCGCCGGAGCAGAACGCACGACGACGGCAGCCGGCTCAGCAGCACGGCCCACCTTCGTGGGGGAACCGGCACCGCTCCTCGAGCTCCACGACAGCCCGGACAACAGTGCCTTCCCGCCCTTCACGGCGTCCGCCGGGGAGATCGTGGGCGTGGTGCTGCCGGACGGCTCGCAAGCCAGGCGGTTGGTGGACACCCTTGGTTTCCGCACTCCCGCTCCCCGCGGCGTAGTGTCCATCGACGGCCACGACGCCGCCGACCTGGACCCGCTGGATGTCCGGTCCAAAGTCTTCGCCGACAGTCATGAAGGCGTCCTTTTCCGCGGCACTGTCCGCGACAACGTGGCAGCAGCCGATACCCCCCTGCAGGAACGCGCCATGGCGGCTGCCGCCGTCGGGGACTTCGTTTCCCAACTGCCGGAAGGCACCGAAACCGTTCTTACCGGGCATGGGCAGAGCCTGTCCGGTGGGCAGCGGCAGCGGCTGGTTCTTGGCCGCTCGCTGCACCAGCGGCAGCCGGTGCTGGTCCTGCACGACCCCACCACCGCCGTCGACACCGCTACCGAAGCTGTGATCGCGGACGGGCTCCGCAACTTCCCGGACAAGGCGTTGGTGTTGGTCACCACCAGTCCCACACTGTTGGCTGTCTGCCACCGGGTGGTGGTGGGAGGTGCCGATGGCGCGTCGGAAACCGGGACGCACCGGGAACTCCTCGCGACGTCCGCCGGCTACCGCGAGGTGGTGGGTTCATGA
- a CDS encoding ABC transporter substrate-binding protein: MISRSKTMSAAVAALASAALLLSGCATTDASASAKSETRTVTSEVKEVSIPAEPKKALGMYTTDLDMLITLGIPLASQQPIRDSGYTGFPSFFDQEALKGITPFTNYPEFNFEAILKAQPDVILNGLGYDKELDGKLSDIAPTYTFNGFDGSDWRTKFKTVAEAFDKTEQYQAWMDKYQAKVDDIKKRLAAAGKSDLVIGPVDYYEDQVSVSCYGTPCLVIKDLGLKVSPLADGEGSKLSAEQLEQLNGIDAIITTEVPEKDGANPDAFAPLANNKLWTSLPFVANKQIHTYDLEMIYGSPSGQYALLEKFEKALLS; this comes from the coding sequence GTGATTTCACGCTCCAAAACCATGTCTGCCGCCGTTGCGGCCCTGGCATCCGCAGCCCTTCTCCTCAGCGGATGTGCCACTACCGATGCCAGCGCCAGCGCGAAATCGGAAACCCGCACCGTCACCAGTGAGGTCAAAGAGGTCAGCATCCCCGCGGAACCCAAGAAGGCTTTGGGCATGTACACCACGGACCTGGACATGCTGATCACGCTGGGCATTCCACTGGCCAGCCAGCAGCCCATCCGCGACAGCGGTTACACGGGCTTCCCATCCTTCTTTGACCAGGAAGCACTCAAGGGCATCACGCCCTTCACCAACTACCCGGAATTCAACTTCGAGGCCATCCTCAAAGCCCAGCCGGACGTCATCCTGAACGGCCTGGGCTACGACAAGGAGCTGGACGGCAAGCTCTCCGACATCGCTCCCACCTACACGTTCAACGGCTTCGACGGCAGTGACTGGCGCACCAAGTTCAAGACCGTAGCCGAGGCCTTCGACAAGACGGAGCAGTACCAGGCGTGGATGGACAAGTACCAGGCAAAGGTGGACGACATAAAGAAGCGTCTGGCCGCCGCCGGTAAGAGCGACCTGGTGATTGGCCCCGTGGATTACTACGAGGACCAAGTCTCGGTCAGTTGCTATGGAACGCCGTGCCTGGTCATCAAGGACCTGGGCCTGAAGGTGTCCCCGCTGGCCGACGGTGAAGGCTCCAAACTGAGCGCCGAGCAGTTGGAACAGCTCAACGGCATCGATGCCATCATCACCACCGAGGTCCCCGAAAAGGACGGCGCCAACCCGGACGCCTTCGCCCCGCTGGCCAACAACAAGCTGTGGACCTCCCTGCCCTTCGTGGCCAACAAGCAGATCCACACGTACGACCTCGAGATGATCTACGGCTCCCCGAGCGGCCAGTACGCACTGCTGGAGAAGTTCGAAAAGGCCCTCCTGTCATGA